A genomic segment from Nicotiana sylvestris chromosome 1, ASM39365v2, whole genome shotgun sequence encodes:
- the LOC138877719 gene encoding uncharacterized mitochondrial protein AtMg00860-like, protein MDEEDADKMAFITPWGILRRYNLKLNPAKCAFGVPAGKLLGFIMSCRGKELDPSKVKAIQEFPPPKNKKDMLKKDAATKWIDDCQRAFDRIKEYLSTPPVLVPPEPGRRLLLYIAILDG, encoded by the exons atggatgaagaagatgctgataaaatggctttcattacgccatggggaat attacggagatacaacctgaaactgaatcctgcgaagtgtgcatttggggttcctgccggaaaactgcTTGGGTTTATTATGAGCTGCCGAGGAaaagaactggatccatcaaaggtcaaagctattcaagaatttccaccgccaaagaacaagaaggat atgttgaagaaggatgccgctactaAATGGATTGATGATTGCCAAagagctttcgacagaatcaaggaatacctgtcaacaccaccagtcttagttccacctgagccaggtagacGCTTATTACTCTACATTGCAATATTGGATGGAtaa